The Puntigrus tetrazona isolate hp1 chromosome 3, ASM1883169v1, whole genome shotgun sequence genome contains a region encoding:
- the LOC122330262 gene encoding GTPase IMAP family member 7-like, producing MSASCTTAEAKDPDDIQTRKRRGSFDFKPPNMSTMRMVLVGKTGAGKSSSGNTILGRKAFRAAQSASSVTKECSKATGEVADRQLMLVDCPGIFDTSLSEKELIKEMSKCINMTAPGPHVIVLVIQPGPFTKEERLSVEKIRAVFGEEADRHTIILFTHGDQISESFEQTLSEARHDLKHLVELCGGRYHVLDNTKVHDRKQVLEFLDKVDNMLHTNEDKYYTSDMFRRVEEMLRDKEEGLRKEYSQTIQELTDAFHEEKTQLEKTIEQLKKSGREKDQKIKKLKEQLKKEDTHFKEVKRFYEQKHRAVREEVEETQVDENIPEIRRQLQKLRI from the exons ATGTCGGCTTCGTGTACCACAGCAGAGGCAAAAG ATCCTGACGATATTCAAACGAGGAAAAGAAGAGGGAGTTTTGATTTTAAGCCTCCAAATA TGTCCACGATGAGGATGGTGCTCGTAGGAAAGACCGGAGCTGGTAAAAGCTCTTCAGGAAACACCATCCTGGGAAGAAAAGCTTTCAGAGCCGCCCAAAGTGCTTCATCTGTTACTAAAGAGTGCTCGAAAGCGACTGGAGAGGTGGCTGACCGTCAGCTGATGCTGGTAGACTGTCCAGGGATCTTTGACACTTCGCTTTCAGAGAAAGAACTCATCAAGGAGATGAGCAAATGTATAAACATGACGGCACCAGGACCTCACGTGATAGTCCTGGTCATCCAGCCTGGACCGTTCACTAAAGAAGAGAGACTCTCTGTGGAGAAGATCAGAGCTGTATTTGGGGAAgaagcagacagacacacaatcATCCTCTTCACTCACGGCGATCAAATCTCAGAAAGCTTCGAGCAAACACTGAGCGAAGCACGGCATGATTTAAAGCATCTCGTCGAGTTATGTGGCGGACGATATCATGTGTTGGACAACACAAAGGTTCATGATCGCAAGCAGGTTTTGGAGTTTCTGGATAAGGTTGATAACATGTTGCACACGAACGAGGACAAATATTACACCAGTGACATGTTTCGACGCGTGGAAGAAATGCTTCGAGACAAAGAAGAGGGGCTCAGAAAAGAGTACAGCCAGACGATACAGGAATTAACAGACGCATTTCACGAGGAGAAGACCCAACTTGAGAAGACCATCGAGCAACTGAAAAAATCTGGGCGGGAAAAGGaccagaaaattaaaaagttgaaaGAGCAACTGAAAAAGGAGGACACGCATTTTAAAGAGGTTAAGCGTTTTTATGAGCAGAAGCACAGAGCTGTGAGAGAGGAGGTGGAAGAGACACAAGTCGACGAAAACATCCCAGAGATCAGAAGACAACTACAAAAGCTTCGTATCTGA